In Candidatus Berkelbacteria bacterium, the following are encoded in one genomic region:
- a CDS encoding succinylglutamate desuccinylase/aspartoacylase family protein yields the protein MTINETVTIKRGPKPGKTVAVFAGVHGNELAGVQALQNLLPTLQIKAGTAYFVLANPPAIARRQRSILKNLNRCFFTGNDGKTWEDERARELMALLNKCDALLDLHGYNGQETDVFAITDSAGVELAGHLPISAILTGISEVATGGTDCYMTSQGKIGICLECGSNFEPEKYVPVAEQSVLTFLGQYGLVDAPKAIQSRPALYRVAEVVKRETADFEFDQTYVNFQKLEPAQQFARDSQRKFIAADNTYILFPRPKQKVGEESFILLSKIEKV from the coding sequence ATGACAATCAATGAAACTGTGACAATTAAACGGGGACCAAAGCCTGGCAAGACAGTCGCTGTTTTTGCCGGGGTCCATGGTAACGAGCTGGCAGGTGTGCAGGCTCTCCAAAATCTTTTGCCAACGCTCCAGATTAAAGCAGGAACTGCCTACTTTGTTTTAGCCAATCCACCTGCTATAGCACGAAGACAACGGTCAATTTTAAAGAATCTTAACCGCTGTTTCTTCACCGGGAACGACGGCAAGACCTGGGAGGATGAGCGGGCTCGTGAGCTAATGGCGTTACTGAACAAGTGTGACGCTTTACTCGATCTGCACGGTTACAATGGTCAAGAGACGGATGTCTTTGCTATCACTGATTCGGCTGGCGTAGAACTTGCTGGTCACCTACCGATCAGCGCGATTTTGACCGGTATTAGCGAAGTCGCAACCGGTGGAACCGATTGTTATATGACCTCGCAGGGCAAGATTGGTATCTGTTTGGAGTGCGGTTCAAACTTTGAGCCTGAGAAATACGTCCCTGTAGCAGAGCAATCAGTCCTAACCTTTCTTGGCCAGTACGGGCTGGTCGATGCCCCAAAGGCAATCCAATCACGGCCTGCATTGTACCGCGTGGCCGAGGTAGTGAAGCGGGAAACCGCTGATTTTGAATTTGACCAAACCTACGTTAACTTCCAAAAACTTGAGCCAGCTCAACAGTTCGCCCGGGATAGCCAGCGAAAATTCATTGCGGCAGATAATACCTACATCTTATTTCCCAGGCCAAAGCAAAAGGTTGGCGAGGAGTCGTTTATTTTACTGAGTAAAATTGAAAAGGTTTGA